From Rutidosis leptorrhynchoides isolate AG116_Rl617_1_P2 chromosome 3, CSIRO_AGI_Rlap_v1, whole genome shotgun sequence, a single genomic window includes:
- the LOC139899067 gene encoding uncharacterized protein: MSSPVTQSSSRRQYSVSATTITTVFRPRNFLIFGVLFFLARQLYQSSTTTTKITAAIKSAGNYRIFEAEIDKHLVKYYANVFQDLIFDGFLTTDSKTLSIGIQFHQYTAALKQLGVMDTKSTKKNVYLPFQNDSFDFQFLTHTGLDCSDDPARFASELSRTLKLEGYLVIHTESKDSYSLNSLLDLFDSFKLIRSREIAFQYWKVPLVREIVLRKQNRVLRRRRNFPGSCSVSEYKKELIRNLEPLIVEEPLKPWIEFKTNLKNIKYLSKMADISFKTRYVYIDVGARSYGSSIGSWFKKHYPTQNKSFKIFAIVADKRFHQEYESKKKITLLPYAAWVRNESLFFEINREPNNKNEEKGQGMGRVQSAQTSTNFIRDPNKIQGFDFAIWVRNTFVEKDFVVMKMDVEGSEFDLIERMVETGAICLIDEMFLECHYNRWQKCCNGERSTKYQKVYSECIELFTSLREKGVLVHQWW, translated from the coding sequence ATGTCATCACCGGTAACTCAATCTTCTTCCCGGCGACAGTATTCCGTCTCCGCCACCACAATCACCACCGTATTCCGCCCAAGAAATTTTCTTATTTTCGGTGTTCTTTTCTTTCTTGCTAGACAGCTTTACCAAAGCTCCACCACAACTACCAAAATCACCGCCGCCATTAAATCCGCCGGAAACTACCGTATCTTCGAAGCCGAAATCGACAAACACCTGGTGAAATATTACGCCAATGTTTTCCAAGATTTAATCTTTGATGGATTCTTAACAACTGATTCCAAAACCCTTTCAATTGGAATCCAATTTCATCAATATACAGCAGCGTTGAAACAATTGGGTGTAATGGATACGAAATCGACTAAAAAGAATGTTTATCTCCCGTTTCAGAACGATTCTTTCGATTTTCAATTTTTGACGCACACGGGTCTTGATTGCTCCGATGACCCGGCCCGTTTTGCGTCTGAGTTATCAAGAACTTTGAAACTAGAAGGGTATCTTGTTATCCACACTGAATCGAAAGATTCGTATAGTTTGAATTCGTTATTGGATTTATTCGATTCGTTTAAACTGATTCGCTCACGCGAAATTGCGTTTCAATATTGGAAAGTTCCGCTTGTTCGGGAAATTGTGTTGAGAAAACAAAATCGGGTTCTTCGGCGCCGGAGAAATTTCCCTGGAAGCTGTTCTGTTTCGGAGTATAAAAAAGAATTGATTCGAAATTTGGAGCCTTTGATAGTTGAAGAACCTTTGAAACCATGGATTGAATTCAAGACAAATTTGAAGAATATTAAGTATCTTAGTAAAATGGCGGATATAAGCTTTAAAACGCGATACGTTTATATCGATGTTGGAGCGAGAAGCTATGGATCGAGTATCGGAAGTTGGTTCAAGAAACATTACCCGACCCAGAACAAAAGTTTCAAAATATTCGCGATTGTAGCTGATAAACGGTTTCATCAAGAATACGAATCCAAGAAAAAGATAACCCTTTTGCCTTATGCGGCATGGGTGAGAAACGAGTCGTTGTTTTTTGAGATCAATCGAGAACCGAATAATAAGAATGAGGAAAAAGGACAAGGAATGGGTCGGGTTCAATCGGCCCAAACATCGACTAATTTCATTAGGGATCCAAATAAGATACAAGGGTTCGATTTCGCGATTTGGGTCAGGAATACTTTTGTTGAGAAAGATTTTGTGGTTATGAAAATGGATGTGGAAGGGTCGGAATTCGATTTGATTGAGAGAATGGTTGAAACCGGGGCGAtttgtttgattgatgaaatgtttcTTGAATGTCATTATAATAGATGGCAAAAATGTTGTAATGGTGAAAGGAGTACAAAGTATCAAAAGGTGTATAGTGAATGTATTGAGTTGTTTACTTCATTAAGGGAGAAAGGTGTTTTGGTTCATCAATGGTGGTAG
- the LOC139902377 gene encoding uncharacterized protein, with product MAENNKFHPAVTVNNIKNFIPITLEMDNSKYGAWSELFKIHCKAYNVIDHITPQPTSSSTSTESTINTTNTESATTTESWDRLDVIVLQWIYGTVSIDLMETVMAKDSTALQVWDRLKGIFHDNEQTRAIHLQQRFSNIRLENFTNVSYYCQELKNISDQLNNVGSNLKDKQLVLQLIAGLNDAYHSIGTLLAFTKPLPSFYQARSMLILEETRRQGSNRGNQFCGRHNSGRGRSNSHRNYQRTNFYNSGQTSNVGPNKPFQSGPPPTPWSYNSWNWQNNTWASPPPCPYPTVGWPRPTAGSSQPGILGPRPNASYANSVTSSTPTDIEAAMHSMSLNPLTKIGTLTPAQPHTWRVLQEFPTGTPIMWCNSTGDLYPLDPSKLHQRHSPSVFSVSVQDLWHQRLSHPGVNVLKSLRNKNYVQCNSINKLSLCQSCVFGKHVRLPFYASTSTTFNPFDIIHSDLWTSPVVSTNVHRYYILFLDDLTNFLWTVPLSHKSHVYNVFLTFQTLIKTQFGKQIKAFQCDNGTEYNNTSFHNFCATNGMVFRFSCPYTSSQNGKAERKIRAINNIMRTIMSHASVPQSFWPHALEMATYLLNILPSKLLNNLSPTQLLYQRIPEYQHLKVFGCLCYPLIPSTTIKKLQPRSTPCVFLGYPKNHRGYKCYDISTKKIILSRHVLFNENIFPFSSISNTSTPSYQFLHDNIHPYFLHSTHNNTFVHTNSSTDHPPNSNGPPLSTEPTTSPGPTLETTNASVTLLL from the exons ATGGCCGAAAACAACAAATTCCATCCTGCTGTAACAGTCAACAATATCAAAAACTTCATTCCAATTACCTTAGAGATGGACAATAGCAAATATGGTGCCTGGTCTGAACTTTTTAAGATCCATTGCAAGGCTTACAATGTGATCGATCATATTACTCCTCAACCTACATCTTCATCTACTTCGACTGAATCCACCATCAATACAACCAACACCGAATCTGCTACAACCACTGAATCATGGGATCGATTGGATGTCATTGTGCTACAATGGATCTATGGAACAGTCTCAATTGATCTTATGGAAACTGTTATGGCCAAAGATTCCACTGCACTCCAAGTTTGGGATCGGTTGAAAGGCATTTTTCATGATAATGAACAAACCAGGGCAATTCACCTTCAACAACGTTTCTCTAATATTCGTCTTGAAAACTTCACCAATGTCTCCTATTATTGTCAAGAGCTAAAGAACATCTCTGACCAACTGAATAATGTTGGTTCAAACCTAAAAGACAAGCAACTCGTTCTTCAACTCATCGCCGGTTTAAACGACGCATATCATTCAATCGGCACTCTTCTCGCCTTCACCAAGCCACTTCCTTCCTTCTACCAGGCTCGATCGATGTTAATTTTGGAAGAAACTCGCCGACA AGGATCTAATCGAGGTAATCAATTTTGTGGTCGACATAACTCTGGTCGTGGGCGTTCAAACTCGCATCGTAATTACCAGCGTACCAATTTCTACAACTCTGGACAGACTTCTAATGTTGGGCCCAATAAGCCTTTTCAATCTGGGCCGCCTCCTACACCATGGTCCTATAATTCATGGAATTGGCAAAACAATACTTGGGCTTCCCCACCCCCCTGCCCGTACCCAACAGTTGGTTGGCCAAGGCCCACGGCAGGCTCATCTCAGCCTGGTATTTTAGGTCCACGGCCCAATGCTTCTTATGCTAATTCAGTTACATCCTCTACACCAACGGACATCGAGGCTGCCATGCATTCTATGAGTCTAAACCCCCTGACGAAAATTGGTACCTTGACACCGGCGCAACCTCACACATGGCGGGTTCTACAG GAATTTCCGACGGGGACCCCCATAATGTGGTGTAATAGCACCGGTGATCTCTACCCTCTCGATCCATCCAAGCTGCATCAACGTCATTCTCCTTCTGTTTTTTCAGTTTCAGTTCAAGATTTGTGGCATCAACGTCTCAGTCATCCGGGTGTCAATGTTCTTAAATCCCTTCGCAATAAAAATTATGTTCAATGCAACTCAATTAATAAACTTTCTTTATGCCAATCATGTGTATTTGGAAAACATGTTCGTTTACCCTTTTATGCATCTACTTCTACTACTTTTAATCCTTTTGATATAATACATAGCGATTTATGGACATCACCCGTCGTTAGTACTAACGTTCAtcgttattatattttatttcttgATGACCTTACAAATTTTTTATGGACCGTCCCCTTAAGTCACAAATCACATGTGTACAATGTTTTTCTCACCTTCCAAACTCTAATTAAAACGCAATTCGGCAAACAAATAAAAGCCTTCCAATGTGATAACGGTACCGAATACAATAACACATCTTTTCATAATTTTTGTGCTACTAATGGCATGGTGTTTCGTTTTTCTTGTCCTTATACATCCTCTCAAAACGGAAAAGCTGAAAGAAAAATTCGTGCTATAAATAACATAATGCGCACGATCATGTCACATGCATCCGTCCCTCAATCATTTTGGCCACATGCTCTTGAAATGGCCACTTACCTCTTAAACATTTTACCTAGCAAACTTCTTAATAATCTTTCTCCCACTCAATTACTTTATCAACGTATACCCGAATACCAACACTTAAAAGTTTTTGGATGCTTGTGTTATCCTCTCATCCCTTCTACAACCATAAAAAAACTACAACCACGCTCAACACCATGCGTTTTCTTAGGTTACCCGAAAAACCATAGAGGATATAAATGCTATGATATATCTACCAAAAAGATAATTCTTTCTCGTCACGTTCTATTTAATGAAAATATATTTCCCTTCTCCTCAATTTCAAACACCTCCACACCATCTTATCAATTCCTACATGACAACATACATCCTTACTTTCTACATTCTActcataataatacttttgttcatACAAATTCATCTACTGACCATCCACCAAATTCAAATGGACCACCACTTTCAACAGAACCCACTACCTCTCCTGGCCCAACTTTGGAAACCACAAATGCTTCTGTTACCCTACTACTTTGA
- the LOC139899068 gene encoding WRKY transcription factor WRKY24-like, translated as MTSSTSSSLTIQTPSNSQPFSFMSSFSDQSPATRPPGLAARLGSGIPKFKSIPPPSLPISPPAISPSSYFAIPVGLSPAELLDSPVLLSSSHILPSPTTGSFPFNGLNWKNLSSSTQNQEQSIKKEQKSFSDFSFQPQLNHPPEQVWNTQKPTEQDSKTYEQTDQHLQVQSFSPEISTIQTDSNSQTQSYQSGYTTSNNYFNNQLTNKKSEDGYNWRKYGQKQVKGSENPRSYYKCTFPNCSMKKKLETNLDGQITEIVYKGSHNHPKPQSTRRSSNSSAGSNTLQLSQVSSNLDYHENQSYASHGSGQFDSVTTPENSSISVGDDDFDRSRSRSGGDDFDEEEQPEAKRWKPSENEGISMIGGTRTVREPRVVVQTLSDIDILDDGYRWRKYGQKVVKGNPNPRSYYKCTSLGCSVRKHVERASQDMRSVITTYEGKHNHDVPMARGSGHRLQSATLGNNVPTMSIKPMAIPHYQTNNKIVDASNGSRFPPLSDNQAPFTLEMLQNPGSFKFSRFENALKSNYNEQQDSNRAVSGTKEEPRDDMFLESLLF; from the exons ATGACTTCTTCAACGTCTTCAAGTCTCACAATTCAAACACCATCAAATTCACAACCTTTCTCTTTCATGTCTTCTTTTTCCGATCAATCTCCGGCCACCCGACCACCCGGACTCGCCGCCAGACTCGGATCCGGCATACCAAAATTCAAATCAATCCCTCCACCTTCACTACCCATTTCCCCGCCGGCGATTTCACCTTCTTCTTACTTCGCAATTCCGGTCGGTTTATCTCCGGCGGAGCTACTTGATTCTCCGGTCCTACTATCTTCTTCCCAC ATTTTGCCATCTCCAACAACTGGGTCCTTCCCTTTTAATGGATTAAATTGGAAGAATTTAAGCAGCAGTACTCAAAACCAAGAACAGAGTATTAAAAAAGAGCAAAAAAGCTTCTCTGATTTCTCATTTCAACCACAATTAAATCACCCCCCT GAGCAAGTATGGAATACTCAGAAACCAACAGAACAAGATTCAAAAACTTATGAGCAAACAGATCAACATCTTCAAGTTCAAAGCTTTTCACCTGAAATCTCAACAATTCAAACAGATTCTAATTCACAAACACAAAGCTACCAATCAGGTTACACAACCAGCAACAACTACTTCAACAATCAATTAACAAATAAGAAATCAGAAGATGGATATAATTGGAGAAAATATGGACAAAAGCAGGTGAAAGGAAGTGAGAATCCTAGAAGTTATTACAAGTGTACGTTTCCGAATTGTTCGATGAAGAAGAAGTTAGAAACTAATTTAGATGGACAGATTACTGAAATTGTATATAAGGGTAGTCATAATCATCCAAAACCTCAATCTACTAGAAGATCATCGAATTCTTCAGCTGGTTCAAATACTTTACAGTTGAGTCAAGTTTCAAGTAATCTTGATTACCATGAGAATCAGTCTTATGCTTCTCATGGATCAGGGCAGTTTGATTCTGTTACCACACCTGAAAATTCGTCGATTTCGGTTGGAGATGATGATTTTGACAGGAGTAGAAGTAGGTCAGGTGGGGATGATTTTGATGAAGAAGAGCAGCCTGAAGCCAAAAGATG GAAACCGTCAGAAAACGAAGGAATTTCAATGATCGGAGGAACTAGGACAGTACGAGAACCACGCGTTGTGGTTCAAACTCTGAGTGATATTGATATACTCGATGATGGTTATCGATGGAGAAAATACGGCCAAAAAGTGGTTAAGGGAAACCCTAATCCGAG GAGTTACTACAAATGCACAAGTCTTGGTTGTTCGGTAAGAAAACACGTTGAGCGCGCATCCCAAGACATGAGGTCGGTTATAACGACCTACGAGGGAAAACACAACCATGACGTCCCTATGGCTCGTGGGTCCGGACATAGGTTACAATCTGCCACACTTGGCAACAATGTGCCCACTATGTCAATTAAACCAATGGCTATACCTCATTACCAAACAAACAACAAAATAGTTGATGCAAGTAACGGGTCTAGGTTTCCTCCATTATCTGATAATCAAGCACCATTTACGTTAGAGATGTTGCAGAATCCAGGAAGTTTTAAATTTTCAAGATTCGAAAATGCGCTCAAGTCTAACTACAATGAGCAACAAGATTCGAATAGAGCGGTTTCTGGAACAAAAGAGGAACCGCGAGATGACATGTTTTTGGAATCATTACTATTTTGA